The Kryptolebias marmoratus isolate JLee-2015 linkage group LG1, ASM164957v2, whole genome shotgun sequence sequence aacaaacaaacaaaaacaaaacggggAGAAATCACTtccaaacaaactaaagtgaCTCTCGACCTCAAAACAAACcgaggagagaaagaaagaagaagaaaggaagagaaagTAAACATTCACCATCATGTGCAgccatgcgcacacacacacacacacacacacacacacacacacacacacacagtcagaggTACAGTGAACAAAAGTGCTTCAAGTTGGGGAAGTAAAAGAACTAACCCAGTAGAAATACGTATAAAACCTTAAATATGTTACTTTATGTACAAAAACTAACGCGGGCCAACGTCTCGGCTGGATTTCAATTTTCAAGTAGGTTTCATTGCTATCTAGTAAGGGTtgcattgtctttgtttttcagaataaaaggtCGTGTGATCTGACTGACCTTGCCGGCAAAGTAATCAATCActgctgatttttaaaagcccccccccccccccccccccccccccccccccccNNNNNNNNNNNNNNNNNNNNNNNNNNNNNNNNNNNNNNNNNNNNNNNNNNNCCGCAATATGACACCCCCCGCGTGTTTTTTAAAGCcccgcccccccccctccacccgcTGCCATCTTTAGGACCCACCAAGCACCAGGAGTCCAGATCTTTATGGGTAAAACAAACTTCTTCCTGGTTTCCGCTCCTCAACACATGACTGACGAAAACTACAACCACAGACCTGATCAGACTGGagtataaaaacagaatctcaTCCcataaacccagattttatccacagtggaacaaaataaacacatcagatGATGAAGCTGAgaatttgttcctttttctggGAAAGAAAATCAGATCATTTTGAATCTGACGGCagaaaagttgttccaggagcaacagaaacatctggaggagccaggttctggttctggttctgctcaggaacactgtctgtaaacagccgtccacaaatgctgcttaaagctctatcaggcaaagaagaagccagatgtgaacagatgcgtctcctctggaccagaggagaactgttctgaggtccagcctgcctctctgatggtatgggggtgcattagtgcctctggaaaggatctggtcccatccaggactgttgaacagacagaatgggacaacctcaggtccagatgtttacagactgatgcacagagggaaacatctgtaAAGAGACGTGTTTCTGCCAGCAGATTCAGAATTAGTtgagtttttcttaaaaagaatgGTCCAATTTCTTCGTTGTTTGGGTTTATGAAGTCAGTGGATCAccggattctgtttttattgacatttcaCCCAAAGTCCGGGTCGTAAACAAGCGAACGAAGCTTCTGTTCTccaagaaagaagaaaaaaaaagaaaccgaTTTTCTGAGGGTTCTCATTAAAAACACGTTACTTTGAGGGACAGTTTGATTCAGGGGGAAGACACATTGTGGacggggggaggagggggggggtctGAGTTATGCTCTGcacaacaagaaataaagatggtggggggtggaggggtggaggggcGTTCATGTTTTGAAGAGGCACAGGATTCATTCAGCTTAGAGGCAAAACTCAAACAGTTCATCCGCTCGGGGGGGGAAAGTGCAAAAGACCTTTAAGAAGTGGGAGGAAATAGCAGCGAAGAACCAAAGACTTTCTGCTCCGACGggaaacaccaaaaactgaaataaacgtttgtggtttttaataaACGGAGACACTGAGACGTGTCCGGGGAAAAGGCCACTGAGACACAAACGTTTTGCCTCTAAGCCACGATGAACCGAAGGCCTCTGCAAAGTGCAAATGATGTAGCGTCGTTCAAGTATGCCGCCGTGTAATGcgtgatcacacacacacacacaatgcataTATACACACAGTCATATGCATATATACATATGTGCATGacagcaaatatatatatatttatatagaaaCCATGTTCCAATCAATATCTACGTACTACAAACAATATCATAGTATTGGTGGATATGTAATCATAGtatgtgtatttatatttatatgtatatatgtgtctTTACCAGATGATGGGATGTCGGTGTCAGGTTCCCCCATCTACACAtgatttctgctccttttttatGGTTCTGCTGCAAAATGGGACCAGCCACAATCGCAATTAGCCATACACTACAAATATCCATATAGATCTATgaattcatatatatataatctagATTTATGTCAAACAAATACTAGGTGCTGCTTTCGATGCTTTTTGGGTGCTGAAAAGTACCGGAAagggagaaataaaagaaaaatccacacgagataaaaacagaaggaaacatCAGGTATAAAACCCCACATTACTGCAAATcccacttaaaaacaaacaaacaaacaaacaagctgctACATGTTTGTAACTACGATAAACTCCCTTTACCCTTTCCGTCTCGACCCATCCCTGATTGCTCATTTGgactttggcaaaaaaaaagaaaagaaaagaaaaagaaagaaagcgaGCTCAGatgtaaccaaaaaaaaaaacggaaataaaacaaagaaaagtgggCGGGGAAATCAAATGCTAACCAGTAACATCCACCTGCCATCGAACCGAAGCCTGGAGTctgagaggagaaagaaaaacaactaaaagtctTTTCAGTGAGCGTCTCCGTTCACGGAGCGGCCGCCGCGACGCCACGATCACTGTAAGCGTGTTTCCGGTGGAGGGTGGAGGTGGTGCGGGGGGCCGGACCCGAACCCCCGGTCAGTTTCACGATGAGAGGTCCGAGGAAGTCTTCTTTTAAAGGAGGGGTGGTGTTCGATGGGCGGCGCTCCGCTCAGTCCGTTAAAAAGCATTCCAaggtcagaaaacaaagaaacgagCGGAGCGTCACTCCCAGCCGTTGTCCTTGATCATATGAGCCAGCTCGATGATGAACTTCCCCTCCTTGTACTTCTGGCTGCTCTCGAACGCGTGTTCCtgagaaacaagaagaagaacctTCAGCTGGCTCAGATCAGGAAGCTCCTCCCacctcagctctcctgtcctacAGACCAGACGTGTTGATTAAACCGACGCCGTCTGACGGCGAACGAAAGGAACGTGTCCCGACGCCGCCCGGCCGAGGAGAACTTCCTCCACGAAGAGTCGCCTGCGTCTCCGCGGtcgtttttacttttatacGCTTTGCTGGAACGGctggattttctaacagcctgcagctgcttctcagcagaagcaaaatggctaCATTAAAGCTCATAgccacgcccacaacaacttctgaccaatcacacaacacttggagcaaacccctgtgagaaacaggTCGGCCCGGGCCTGTGAGAAACGACTTCCTGACTTCTCctggaggcggagcttcagTGGGAGGTCTTCAGGTAACCTCCAGAACTCAAGTTTACTTTGAGTTTTCACAGATTGGAGTGATTAACAGATCCGtaacaaatcattaaaagctAATTGAGTCTTTAAAGCAGCATCACAAACATGTTGACCgagtcataataataataaacttcaCAGATCGTCtttggacgcaagaggaaatgcgtCCCCAGGTTGATCAGCGTTGAGGAACCAGTGAAGCTGAACTCTAAGCTCAAAGTTTCTGATCACTCTGAAGAACCaggaggcagaaaaacacaaagaaacagagaaattcACCAAAATGGAGACCAGAACCAAAGTTTTCTGGAAccgatgagacaaaactggagcttcgTGGCTCCGCTAACAACAAAACTCGATGTTCCTGTCTGGAAAAAACTCaattaaacttatttatttccactttgACAGCAGAAACTCGTCTTCAGTGCGACAGAACCCAGAAGTCTGAGGTTCTCCGAGGTGAAAAGttgctgcaggaggaaaaaggAAGCTGACATCATTTGAAAGACAAGGACCCGACATCTCAGCGTGGATCAGACTTTCAGCAGCGACACAGAAAGCCAGCAGGACGCGTCCCCTAATGTCCCCTCGCAGCTCTGAGGGGACGTTATGATCCGAGCACGGCGGGGGGCCGGCTGACGCAACAACAACACGGCGACAGAAAATGGCCTCCAACTGAGAGCTGACATCACATCTCATTAGGCGCCGTGTGGTTTCCGGACCACGACCCGGCCCGGCTCGTGACCGAGTCCCGTCTTCAGTGATCCCGTGAAGACAACGAGTCTCCTCAAAATGGTGACATTTAATCACCGCGGCGTCTCGGCGGTCCCGtcttcctgtctgcagcagaCCTCTCTGCTCTGTAATAACACCAGAGCCTGAAGCCCGCCCCGAACAGAACCAGAGCCGCGGGGCTCGTTGGACCCGGAGACACGGAACCCGTCAGAGTCAGAGAAGGAGGACTTACGTATTTCCAGCCCAGCgtggttttacagttttcacagTAGATATCAGCCACGGCGTGCAAACCCGTGAGGAGAACCCGCTCCTCGGCCGGCCCGCAGCCCACATTCACCCTGCGAGGAAGACAGGAAGCAACAAGCGCCGGTCAGATCGGGTCGGACTGGGAAGGATGGAATCATGACACACTTAAATGTAAACGATGTAAACATGCAGCTTTAAACTCAGTTTGGGCTCAAACTGGACAGAAACCTCCGTCTGCTGATCCGGAGGCTTTAAactttcagcagctttttggttttcattttcttgcttgtttttctgataAACTCTTTAATTTTATTCGTCTCCCTGAATGCAGAAGACATTAAAGGCCtcggaggaatgcatatcgcccgccaccgtTCCTGCTACTAAAACCCTGAACACAGAGTCCGTGTTCgggacgactct is a genomic window containing:
- the ypel1 gene encoding protein yippee-like 1, with amino-acid sequence MVKMTKSKTFQAYLPSCHRTYSCIHCRAHLANHDELISKSFQGSQGRAYLFNSVVNVGCGPAEERVLLTGLHAVADIYCENCKTTLGWKYEHAFESSQKYKEGKFIIELAHMIKDNGWE